A stretch of Mytilus edulis chromosome 11, xbMytEdul2.2, whole genome shotgun sequence DNA encodes these proteins:
- the LOC139496169 gene encoding uncharacterized protein: MGFDEEAVARKRQGLQFQKIISLIQCGMGSILIIIGIVILATQDGANYPVIGASPIYIGVYGIVIGCMGIIANSMATESLTTQEESDKQKTLWKVFYGLTCASFGILTYPTIENIRSAVSCGGHKKECGHAHQDTLMALFIVATILIQVINFFNIMLLVTWRKFRGNTSNSQGPCITATSKTSPKYT, translated from the exons tcGCACGCAAAAGACAAGGATTACAGTTCCAAAAAATCATTTCGCTTATTCAGTGTGGCATGGGGTCGATCCTGATTATTATAGGAATAGTCATTCTAGCGACACAAGATGGGGCAAACTACCCTGTCATTGGTGCCTCACCTATCTATATCGGGGTCTAT GGAATTGTTATAGGATGCATGGGAATTATAGCCAATTCCATGGCTACGGAATCTTTAACAACACAAGAAGAGTCAGATAAACAAAAAACACTG tggaAAGTTTTTTATGGCCTGACTTGTGCTTCATTTGGTATTCTGACGTATCCTACAATTGAAAATATCAGAAGCGCTGTCAGCTGTGGGGGACACAAGAAGGAATGTGGACATGCGCATCAAGACACGCTGATGGCGTTGTTTATTGTGGCGACCATTCTCATACAAGTGATTAATTTTTTCAACATTATGTTGTTAGTTACATGGCGCAAATTTCGCGGAAACACATCAAACTCTCAAGGTCCATGTATAACAGCTACAAGTAAAACATCTCCAAAATATACATAG